A stretch of the Vigna radiata var. radiata cultivar VC1973A chromosome 7, Vradiata_ver6, whole genome shotgun sequence genome encodes the following:
- the LOC106768578 gene encoding trafficking protein particle complex subunit 11, with translation MEEYPEEVRTPPVTLASLVGCPELHTLISTHFLSAQPPINTLALPDVSKIIHLFNNKTDRDPTATSPSPVVPGILKRDWLLKHRTKSPSLLAALFPSHHLNGDPAQWLQLCSDLDSIKALIRGRSIKFAVVVVVSNNADEISEDRMIALRKRAEVDAKYVIVLNPNDTANLKVSLHRLASTFSELALTYYREEGRRIKQRIEKKNANSVELIVRYCFKVAVYAEFRSDWTEALKFYEEAYHTLREIVGVTTRLPAVQRLVEIKTISEQLHFKISTLLLHSGKVAEAVGWFRQHKNAYKRLVGAPEGTFLHWEWMSRQFLVFGELLETSSKITQSSSPNLSTLSKPMSEWEYYPAYYYQLAAHYLSEKRSALELAISMSETSSENDSVVESVVPSVYVGQFARLLEQGDNVEMLPLSDEEYICYAVSEGKRFRDSLEIIALLKKAYESYGSIKTLRMSSFCGFQMAREYFSEGDISNAKQIFDTIASLYRKEGWVTLLWDVLGYLRECSRKNGAIKDFVEYSLEMAALPVSSDTSVRQDTGPAGPANLLQREIVHNEVFELVSGASGLSTNEQQSNLKISTEESLQLEVDLVSPLRLVMLASVAFHEQSIKPGASTLITVSLLSHLPLTVEIDRLEIQFNQSNCNFSVTNGQKSQSVEVSDGIQHHRTETAPSLSLESNKWLRLTYDIQSDQSGKLECLSVIAKIGSHLSICRRAESPASLDSLPLWTLEDCVQTVPIKDPILVLSGQKYTQVEEQDPQVDLHLGASSPALVGEVFLVPVTLVSKGHDVYSGELKINLVDVKGGGLFSPRDNEPYALDSHHVQLVGISGPEGEDDSQLDSDKIKKIQQSFGLISVPIIKNGDSWSCKLEIKWHRPKPIMLYVSLGYTPYRNELNTQTVHVHKHLQIEGHNAIVLNHHYLMPFRRDPLLLSKSKQASESNHSESLPLNQKNVLIVSVKNCTELPLRLKSMRIEVEDNAERTCSIQHASEELAYPALLVPGEVFKKVFSVSSNMNISKLSLGTVCLKWRRDLGIEEKCASTSTLSWVVTKQKLPDVNVELPPLIVSFECPPYAVVGDPFTYYIRISNQTQLLQEIKYSLGDAQSFVLSGYHNDTIYVLPKSEHILSYKLVPLVSGMQQLPKFSMTSVRYSAAYQPSNSSNSVFIFPSKPHFKAAVSTNSRMESVVNE, from the exons ATGGAAGAGTACCCAGAAGAGGTGCGCACTCCGCCGGTGACGTTGGCGTCCTTGGTGGGGTGCCCGGAGCTCCACACCCTCATCTCCACCCACTTCTTGTCAGCGCAGCCTCCCATCAACACCTTAGCCCTCCCCGACGTCTCCAAAATCATCCATCTCTTCAACAACAAAACGGACCGGGATCCAACTGCCACGTCACCCTCGCCCGTCGTTCCCGGCATCCTCAAACGCGATTGGCTCCTCAAACACCGCACCAAATCCCCCTCTCTCCTCGCCGCTCTCTTCCCCTCACACCACCTCAACGGTGACCCCGCTCAGTGGCTCCAACTCTGCTCCGATCTCGATTCCATCAa GGCTCTGATTCGCGGGAGGAGCATCAAGTTCGCGGTGGTTGTCGTGGTGAGCAACAATGCAGATGAGATCAGCGAAGATAGAATGATTGCCTTGCGGAAGCGAGCGGAGGTAGATGCCAAATATGTCATCGTTTTGAACCCTAACGACACTGCCAATCTCAAAGTCTCTCTTCACAG GCTGGCGAGTACGTTTTCTGAATTGGCCCTCACGTATTATAGAGAAGAAGGGAGAAGGATTAAGCAGCGGATAGAGAAGAAGAATGCTAACTCGGTTGAGTTGATTGTTCGCTACTGCTTCAAA GTTGCTGTATATGCAGAATTCCGAAGTGACTGGACAGAAGCATTGAAATTTTATGAGGAGGCCTATCATACGCTGCGGGAG ATTGTTGGGGTGACAACAAGGTTGCCGGCAGTACAACGCTTAGTTGAGATAAAAACTATATCTGAACaattacatttcaaaatatcaaCCTTGTTACTGCACAGTGGGAAGGTTGCAGAAGCGGTGGGGTGGTTTCGCCAGCATAAGAATGCATATAAAAGGCTTGTTGGTGCACCAGAAGGAACTTTTCTTCACTGGGAGTGGATGAGTAGGCAGTTTTTGGTATTTGGTGAATTGTTGGAGACAAGTTCAAAAATAACTCAAAGCTCTTCACCTAACCTCAGTACTTTATCCAAACCTATGTCTGAATGGGAATATTATCCTGCCTATTACTACCAA TTAGCAGCTCACTACTTGAGTGAGAAGAGATCAGCGCTGGAGCTTGCAATCTCAATGTCAGAAACTAGCAGTGAGAATGATAGTGTTGTTGAATCTGTTGTTCCTTCAGTGTATGTGGGTCAATTTGCCCGACTACTTGAGCAAGGAGATAATGTTGAAATGCTACC TCTCAGTGATGAAGAATACATCTGCTATGCTGTCTCTGAAGGAAAAAGGTTCCGAGATTCACTTGAAATTATAGCACTTCttaaaaaagcatatgaatCCTACGGCAGTATTAAAACTCTGAGGATGAGCTCTTTTTGTGGGTTCCAGATGGCCAGAGAATATTTTTCTGAAGGTGACATCAGTAATGCAAAACAAATTTTTGATACTATAGCAAGCCTATACAGAAAAGAGGGATGGGTAACTTTATTATGGGATGTCTTGGGTTACCTGCGAGAATGCTCCAGGAAAAATGGTGCTATTAAAGATTTTGTGGAGTATTCCCTTGAAATGGCTGCTTTGCCAGTATCATCTGATACTAGTGTCCGGCAAGACACTGGTCCAGCTGGTCCTGCAAATTTACTGCAAAGAGAAATTGTACACAATGAGGTTTTTGAGCTTGTCAGTGGAGCTTCAGGATTGTCAACAAATGAACAACAAAGTAATTTGAAGATCTCAACTGAGGAATCACTTCAGCTTGAGGTTGATCTTGTCAGTCCTCTTAGGTTGGTGATGCTGGCATCAGTTGCTTTCCATGAACAGTCAATCAAGCCTGGGGCATCAACCTTGATTACAGTATCACTTCTTTCACACTTACCCCTTACTGTTGAGATTGATAGATTAGAAATCCAATTCAACCAATCAAATTGCAATTTCTCTGTTACAAATGGCCAAAAGTCTCAGTCAGTAGAAGTTAGTGATGGTATTCAACATCATCGTACAGAGACGGCACCGTCTCTTTCACTTGAATCAAACAAATGGCTAAGGTTGACCTATGATATCCAAAGTG ATCAAAGTGGAAAACTTGAATGCCTATCTGTTATTGCAAAAATTGGATCACACTTGTCAATCTGCCGTAGAGCCGAAAGCCCTGCTTCTCTGGATAGTTTACCTCTTTGGACATTGGAGGATTGTGTACAAACTGTTCCAATAAAGGATCCTATTCTCGTGTTATCTGGTCAGAAGTACACCCAAGTTGAAGAACAAGATCCACAAGTAGATCTGCATCTTGGTGCCTCAAGTCCTGCATTGGTGGGAGAAGTTTTCTTGGTACCCGTAACATTGGTTTCTAAAGGACATGATGTCTACTCAGGTGAATTGAAGATAAATCTCGTGGATGTGAAGGGGGGTGGCTTGTTTAGTCCAAGGGACAATGAGCCATATGCTCTGGATAGTCATCATGTTCAGCTGGTTGGTATATCTGGACCGGAAGGAGAAGATGATTCTCAGTTAGATTCtgacaaaataaagaaaatacagCAATCATTTGGATTAATTTCCGTTCCCATTATTAAAAATGGGGATTCCTGGTCATGCAAATTAGAAATCAAGTGGCACCGACCTAAACCAATTATGCTATATGTATCTTTGGGTTATACTCCTTACCGTAATGAATTAAATACACAGACAGTCCATGTTCACAAGCATTTGCAAATTGAAGGGCACAATGCTATTGTTCTTAACCATCATTATTTGATGCCATTCAGACGAGACCCATTGCTACTCTCTAAGAGTAAGCAAGCCTCAGAGTCTAATCATTCAGAATCACTTCCTTTGAATCAAAAGAATGTGCTCATTGTTAGCGTAAAAAACTGCACTGAGTTGCCGTTAAGGTTAAAGTCCATGCGCATAGAAGTAGAGGATAATGCTGAAAGGACGTGCTCTATTCAACATGCAAGCGAGGAGCTTGCATATCCCGCACTTCTTGTTCCTGGGGAAGTGTTCAAGAAGGTTTTCTCAGTCAGTTCCAATATGAACATTTCTAAGCTCAGTCTCGGAACTGTGTGTTTGAAATGGAGGAGAGACCTTGGGATTGAAGAGAAATGTGCTTCTACTTCAACATTATCTTGGGTTGTGACTAAACAAAAGCTGCCAGATGTGAACGTGGAGTTACCACCATTGATTGTTAGTTTTGAATGCCCCCCTTATGCCGTCGTAGGAGATCCCTTTACGTATTATATTAGAATTTCGAACCAGACACAGTTACTGCAAGAAATCAAATACTCACTTGGGGACGCACAGAGTTTTGTATTATCTGGATATCATAATGACACTATATATGTTCTTCCAAAATCTGAGCACATTCTCAGTTACAAACTTGTCCCACTTGTCTCAGGCATGCAACAGTTACCTAAATTTTCTATGACTTCCGTGAGATATTCAGCAGCATACCAGCCTTCAAATTCTTCGaattctgtttttattttcccTTCCAAGCCTCATTTCAAGGCTGCAGTCTCAACTAACTCTCGGATGGAGTCAGTAGTTAACGAATAG